The Populus nigra chromosome 19, ddPopNigr1.1, whole genome shotgun sequence genome includes a window with the following:
- the LOC133680681 gene encoding uncharacterized protein LOC133680681, which produces MDLDLNEEPLYSSNDSLLGLTTMWNELETTNGLIEERIRQLEAVTFRARQRQRWRQSHITPQTVSISVEPATINVRSEGRLLIGEASVATEERRDEMNKFGKRNSAYLLAKALGRNGNGKEARSDRSVFDCNICLDTAQDPVLTCCGHLFCWPCFYQLSYVYSNVKECPVCMEEVTDTSIIPIYGNGNSNDNNKHRSKESGLKVPPRPSAQRVESVRQQLINRGVFSSSVEERMRHFGNVLIAMGEIPRSEDLDDTHLESERISLLENQAITSLALPSTGAEVSQDYHSVHVSRLLFQGAASMSSFSSAVNSAMNSAVESAERLVEDLEAVLHNHRGRRNHQQSSRPADRDSFSSIAAVIQPDIQNLDTVADADSMLPHSASSSRPDDAATVSQLESHSMGTDIESNSTVPISSTSSRRNLVSRLSEVDVSSQTNPSSSRRRIEVSRVSDADNGQNRGRRRRRLS; this is translated from the coding sequence ATGGATCTTGATTTGAACGAAGAACCTTTATACTCTTCCAATGATTCGCTGTTGGGACTCACAACTATGTGGAATGAATTAGAAACCACCAATGGTCTTATAGAAGAACGTATCAGGCAGCTTGAAGCAGTTACTTTCAGGGCTAGGCAACGACAGAGATGGAGACAAAGTCACATCACCCCTCAAACGGTGAGTATTTCTGTGGAACCAGCTACTATTAATGTTCGCAGTGAAGGTAGACTGCTTATTGGGGAGGCTAGTGTTGCTACTGAAGAAAGGAGAGATGAGATGAATAAATTTGGCAAAAGGAATAGTGCCTATTTGTTAGCTAAAGCATTAGGCAGGAATGGGAATGGTAAGGAGGCCAGAAGTGATAGGAGTGTATTTGATTGTAACATATGCCTTGATACGGCACAAGATCCTGTATTAACTTGTTGTGGACACCTGTTTTGTTGGCCATGCTTCTATCAGCTGTCGTATGTTTACTCAAATGTGAAGGAATGCCCTGTGTGTATGGAAGAGGTTACAGACACAAGCATTATTCCAATTTATGGCAATGGAAACAGTAATGATAACAACAAGCACAGGTCGAAGGAGTCTGGCTTGAAGGTTCCTCCTAGGCCTTCTGCACAAAGAGTTGAGAGTGTGAGGCAGCAACTCATTAATCGCGGTGTATTTTCTTCTTCAGTTGAAGAGAGGATGCGGCATTTTGGCAATGTGCTCATTGCAATGGGGGAGATACCTCGATCAGAAGATCTTGATGATACTCATCTTGAATCTGAGAGAATCAGTTTATTGGAAAATCAAGCCATTACTTCTCTGGCACTGCCTTCCACAGGGGCAGAGGTAAGCCAGGACTACCATTCTGTTCATGTTTCAAGGTTATTGTTTCAAGGAGCAGCTTCAATGTCCTCCTTTTCATCGGCAGTGAATTCTGCAATGAATTCTGCAGTGGAGTCTGCAGAAAGATTAGTTGAGGACCTTGAGGCAGTTTTGCACAATCATCGTGGGAGAAGAAACCACCAACAATCTTCACGTCCTGCTGATAGAGATTCATTTTCAAGCATTGCTGCTGTTATTCAACCTGACATCCAGAACCTGGATACAGTTGCTGATGCTGATTCTATGTTGCCTCATTCTGCTTCGTCTTCCAGGCCTGATGATGCTGCCACTGTTTCACAATTGGAAAGCCATAGCATGGGCACTGATATAGAAAGCAATTCTACTGTGCCCATCTCATCGACTTCTAGTAGAAGAAATCTAGTTTCTAGGCTTTCAGAAGTGGACGTTAGCTCACAAACAAATCCTTCATCTTCCAGGAGAAGAATTGAAGTTTCCAGAGTTTCAGATGCAGACAATGGACAAAACCGTGGGCGTAGAAGGAGAAGGTTGAGCTGA